One segment of Phaeacidiphilus oryzae TH49 DNA contains the following:
- the macS gene encoding MacS family sensor histidine kinase, with protein sequence MPSTGGDGASAAVRDAADRSSGSRIRLAHSVERPLWTAVLAFRLLGLAYAVVRYTGNSAHYDRPGWGWAYLALLTGWVLATLPFFLSSRRCRWWVLCTDLAITVLGIILTRVLDDPARLDSEITLPTIFAAASILGFSVKGGWRPGAAAVVVVAVADNLEHGRVAMVNVHNGIILLIAGCAIGYVVEVARASEAALARALRIEAVTRERERLARDIHDSVLQVLAMVKRRGAEVGGEAAELGRLAGEQEVALRALIAEGLADPSAADLPPSTADLSAGPEDAPSPAVDLRTALNGLSAPGVTVSAPGDPVLLQRRVAQELTAAVAAALDNVRRHAGAEARAWILLEDSPEDDSVIVGVRDDGPGIPEGRLLAAEQEGRLGVAQSIRGRLRDLGGSAEISSVPGEGTEVELRIPRPREGEPA encoded by the coding sequence TTGCCGTCGACGGGGGGAGACGGGGCGTCGGCCGCGGTCCGCGACGCGGCGGACCGCTCCAGCGGCTCGCGGATACGCCTGGCCCACTCGGTCGAGCGGCCACTGTGGACGGCGGTCCTCGCCTTCCGCCTCCTCGGCCTCGCCTACGCGGTGGTCCGCTACACCGGCAACTCGGCCCACTACGACCGCCCCGGCTGGGGCTGGGCGTACCTGGCGCTGCTGACCGGGTGGGTGCTGGCCACCCTGCCGTTCTTCCTCTCGTCGCGGCGCTGCCGCTGGTGGGTGCTGTGCACCGACCTGGCGATCACCGTCCTCGGCATCATCCTCACCCGGGTGCTGGACGACCCGGCCCGGCTGGACTCCGAGATCACCCTGCCGACGATCTTCGCGGCGGCGTCCATCCTCGGCTTCTCGGTCAAGGGCGGCTGGCGGCCGGGCGCCGCCGCGGTGGTGGTGGTCGCGGTCGCCGACAACCTGGAACACGGCCGGGTCGCCATGGTCAACGTCCACAACGGGATCATCCTGCTGATCGCGGGCTGCGCCATCGGCTACGTCGTCGAGGTGGCCAGGGCGAGCGAGGCGGCACTGGCCCGCGCCCTGCGGATCGAGGCGGTGACCCGGGAGCGCGAGCGGCTGGCCCGGGACATCCACGACTCCGTCCTCCAGGTGCTCGCCATGGTGAAGCGCCGGGGCGCCGAGGTCGGGGGAGAGGCGGCCGAGCTCGGCCGGCTGGCCGGCGAGCAGGAGGTGGCCCTCCGGGCGCTGATCGCCGAGGGCCTCGCCGACCCGTCCGCCGCGGACCTCCCCCCGTCGACCGCGGACCTCTCTGCCGGTCCCGAGGACGCCCCGTCCCCGGCCGTCGACCTGCGTACGGCGCTCAACGGCCTCTCCGCGCCCGGCGTGACCGTCTCCGCGCCCGGTGACCCCGTCCTCCTCCAGCGCCGGGTGGCGCAGGAGCTGACCGCCGCCGTGGCCGCCGCGCTGGACAACGTCCGCCGGCACGCCGGGGCGGAGGCGCGGGCGTGGATCCTGCTGGAGGACTCACCCGAGGACGACTCGGTGATCGTCGGCGTCCGCGACGACGGGCCGGGCATCCCCGAGGGCCGGCTCCTCGCCGCCGAGCAGGAGGGCCGGCTCGGCGTGGCCCAGTCCATCCGCGGCCGGCTCCGCGACCTCGGCGGCAGCGCGGAGATCAGCTCCGTGCCCGGCGAGGGCACCGAGGTCGAGCTGCGCATCCCCCGCCCCCGGGAAGGAGAGCCCGCGTGA
- a CDS encoding response regulator: MVVDDHPMWRDAVSRDLAAAGCEVVATAGDGPEAVRRAHAVRPQVLVLDLNLPELPGVEVCRQVLARHPATRVLVLSASGQHADVLEAVKSGATGYLVKSASREELLAAVRSTAAGDPVFTPGLAGLVLGEYRRLAAAAGGPAAVPDESAADPAAAGQDDVPRLTERETEVLRLVAKGLTYKQIAGRLVLSHRTVQNHVQNTLNKLQLHNRVELVRYAMERGLHREDPGEPEGALPAG; the protein is encoded by the coding sequence ATGGTGGTCGACGACCACCCGATGTGGCGGGACGCCGTCTCCCGCGACCTGGCCGCCGCCGGCTGCGAGGTGGTGGCCACCGCCGGCGACGGACCGGAGGCCGTCCGCCGGGCGCACGCGGTGCGGCCGCAGGTGCTGGTCCTCGACCTCAACCTGCCGGAGCTGCCCGGCGTCGAGGTCTGCCGCCAGGTGCTGGCCCGGCATCCGGCCACCCGGGTGCTGGTGCTCTCCGCCTCCGGCCAGCACGCCGACGTCCTGGAGGCGGTGAAGTCCGGCGCGACCGGATACCTGGTGAAGTCGGCCAGCCGCGAGGAGCTGCTGGCCGCGGTGCGCTCGACGGCGGCCGGGGACCCGGTCTTCACCCCCGGCCTGGCCGGGCTGGTGCTCGGCGAGTACCGCAGGCTGGCCGCCGCCGCGGGCGGCCCGGCCGCCGTCCCGGACGAGTCCGCCGCGGACCCGGCGGCGGCCGGGCAGGACGACGTCCCGCGGCTGACGGAGCGGGAGACCGAGGTGCTGCGGCTGGTCGCCAAGGGTCTGACGTACAAGCAGATCGCCGGGCGGCTGGTGCTCTCCCACCGGACCGTGCAGAACCACGTCCAGAACACCCTGAACAAGCTCCAGCTGCACAATCGCGTGGAACTCGTCCGCTATGCGATGGAGCGCGGACTGCACCGCGAGGACCCGGGGGAACCGGAGGGCGCGCTGCCCGCCGGGTGA
- a CDS encoding 6-phosphofructokinase translates to MRVGVLTGGGDCPGLNAVIRAVVRKGVTAYGHEFIGFRDGWRGPMEGRAVPLDIPAVRGLLPRGGTVLGSSRTNPLNEPDGERRVKEQLSGLAVDALIAIGGEDTLGVAAYLAEQGVNVVGVPKTIDNDLSGTDYTFGFDTAVNIATEAIDRLHTTAESHMRTLVVEVMGRHAGWIALHSGIAGGASVILIPEQPFDMDQVCRWVESRFRTHYAPIVVVAEGAVPTEGRMVTKDDSRDAFGHVRLSGIGEWLAAEIERRTGTEARTIVLGHVQRGGTPSAFDRWLATRFGLHAIDAVQEGAFGTMVALRGTDIVRVPLSTATARAKTVDPALYQEFDVFFG, encoded by the coding sequence ATGCGTGTCGGAGTGCTCACCGGCGGCGGAGACTGCCCCGGCCTGAACGCGGTGATACGAGCGGTCGTCCGCAAGGGCGTCACCGCCTACGGCCATGAGTTCATCGGCTTCCGGGACGGCTGGCGCGGGCCCATGGAGGGCAGGGCGGTCCCGCTGGACATCCCGGCCGTGCGCGGTCTGCTGCCGCGCGGCGGCACGGTGCTCGGCTCCTCCCGCACCAACCCGCTCAACGAGCCGGACGGCGAACGCCGGGTCAAGGAGCAGCTCTCCGGCCTCGCGGTGGACGCGCTGATCGCCATCGGCGGCGAGGACACCCTGGGCGTGGCCGCCTACCTGGCCGAGCAGGGCGTCAACGTGGTCGGCGTGCCGAAGACCATCGACAACGACCTCTCCGGCACCGACTACACCTTCGGCTTCGACACCGCCGTGAACATCGCCACCGAGGCCATCGACCGGCTGCACACCACCGCCGAGTCCCATATGCGCACCCTGGTGGTCGAGGTGATGGGGCGTCACGCCGGCTGGATAGCGCTGCACTCCGGGATCGCCGGCGGCGCCAGCGTGATCCTGATCCCCGAGCAGCCCTTCGACATGGACCAGGTCTGCCGCTGGGTGGAGAGCCGCTTCCGCACCCACTACGCGCCGATCGTGGTGGTGGCGGAGGGAGCCGTCCCCACCGAGGGCCGGATGGTCACCAAGGACGACTCGCGGGACGCCTTCGGCCACGTCCGGCTCTCCGGGATAGGGGAGTGGCTGGCCGCCGAGATCGAGCGGCGCACCGGCACCGAGGCCAGGACCATCGTCCTCGGCCACGTCCAGCGCGGCGGCACGCCCAGCGCCTTCGACCGCTGGCTGGCCACCCGCTTCGGGCTGCACGCCATCGACGCCGTGCAGGAGGGCGCCTTCGGCACGATGGTCGCCCTGCGCGGCACGGACATCGTCCGGGTGCCGCTCTCCACCGCGACCGCCCGGGCCAAGACCGTCGACCCCGCCCTCTACCAGGAGTTCGACGTCTTCTTCGGCTGA
- a CDS encoding MFS transporter — MSSVIENAPYTRFHKRLALACSGGPLLDGYILSIVGVALITMQPQLHLSTAEVSLIGAAALIGMFVGGAVFGVLTDKIGREVMYTADLVVMIACSVLSFWATGVWEIVALRFVLGMAVGADYPIATSLLAEWLPTKHRGRLLGKQIIAWYAGSVLAYLVGWAFIQFGGADSWRWMLSSSALLCVVFLVIRRGSPESPLFLAQHGRGEDAVRVVKKHLGVDVTARELLAGEPEGDERLSAGRIRVLFQPEYRKRTIFCGLFFLCQVGPLFAMLTFGPQLLESFGFPSGNVMSTLGTGLISAVFLIGCYPALRAIDTKGRRPTIVWSFGLMIVPLLLLGVWPAAPAAVALLALCAYAFFCGGPNVLDWTYPNELFPTSVRATAVGFATSISRIGAAIGTYLLPMSLTGLGTGLTMILAAAVTAAGFVACLLWAVETRGVGLQAAARAPEPGPAAAQRAEDRVPASV; from the coding sequence ATGTCTTCGGTAATCGAGAACGCCCCCTACACCCGGTTCCACAAGCGCCTGGCGCTCGCCTGCTCGGGCGGCCCCCTGCTGGACGGATACATCCTCAGCATCGTGGGCGTGGCGCTGATCACCATGCAGCCCCAGCTCCACCTCAGCACCGCCGAGGTCTCCCTGATCGGCGCGGCGGCCCTGATCGGCATGTTCGTCGGCGGCGCCGTCTTCGGCGTGCTGACCGACAAGATCGGCCGGGAGGTGATGTACACCGCCGACCTGGTCGTGATGATCGCCTGCTCGGTGCTCTCCTTCTGGGCCACCGGCGTCTGGGAGATCGTCGCCCTGCGCTTCGTCCTCGGCATGGCGGTTGGCGCGGACTACCCGATCGCCACCTCGCTCCTCGCCGAGTGGCTGCCCACCAAGCACCGCGGCCGACTGCTCGGCAAGCAGATCATCGCCTGGTACGCGGGCTCGGTGCTGGCCTACCTCGTCGGCTGGGCGTTCATCCAGTTCGGCGGCGCGGACAGCTGGCGCTGGATGCTCTCCTCCTCGGCGCTGCTCTGCGTGGTCTTCCTGGTGATCCGCCGGGGCTCCCCGGAGTCCCCCCTCTTCCTCGCCCAGCACGGGCGCGGCGAGGACGCGGTACGGGTGGTGAAGAAGCACCTCGGCGTGGACGTCACCGCGCGGGAGCTGCTGGCCGGCGAGCCGGAGGGCGACGAGCGGCTCTCGGCGGGCCGGATCCGGGTGCTGTTCCAGCCGGAGTACCGGAAGCGGACGATCTTCTGCGGGCTGTTCTTCCTCTGCCAGGTGGGTCCGCTGTTCGCGATGCTGACCTTCGGGCCGCAGCTGCTGGAGTCCTTCGGCTTCCCGAGCGGCAACGTGATGTCCACCCTGGGCACCGGACTGATCAGCGCGGTCTTCCTGATCGGCTGCTATCCGGCGCTGCGGGCGATCGACACCAAGGGCCGCCGGCCCACCATCGTCTGGTCCTTCGGGCTGATGATCGTCCCGCTGCTGCTCCTCGGCGTCTGGCCGGCGGCTCCGGCCGCGGTCGCGCTCCTCGCGCTGTGCGCCTACGCGTTCTTCTGCGGCGGCCCCAACGTCCTCGACTGGACGTACCCCAATGAGCTGTTCCCCACCTCGGTCCGGGCGACGGCGGTCGGCTTCGCCACCTCCATCAGCCGGATCGGCGCGGCGATCGGCACCTACCTGCTGCCGATGTCCCTCACCGGTCTCGGCACCGGCCTGACGATGATCCTCGCCGCGGCGGTCACCGCCGCCGGCTTCGTCGCC